The proteins below come from a single uncultured Carboxylicivirga sp. genomic window:
- a CDS encoding efflux RND transporter permease subunit: MLDKILSQKAFLSFFFVALIFGGISSFNGMGKLEDPEIPIKAAVVITTYQGASAEEVEKEVTEVLEKAIQRLENIDFIESRSMPGMSEITVNIKSGTRSKDMPQLYDHLRRKVHDAKGSLPRGAGEPIVNDDFGDVSGIFFAISNDGYKYSEFQDYVDNVKEEMLLVDGVKRIEVFGKQTETINIIFDNEYFASLGINPMMIFQKFQDQGAVMAPGSFMAGSERITIDIGKKFQDLDEIRNFEVVLPNGGRYKLGEIAKVERGYYEPTMQKLKFNGLEAISLAISMEKGGNVIELGERV, from the coding sequence ATGCTAGATAAAATATTAAGTCAAAAGGCGTTCCTAAGCTTTTTCTTTGTGGCTTTAATTTTTGGAGGTATATCTTCGTTTAACGGAATGGGTAAACTCGAAGATCCGGAGATTCCGATTAAAGCAGCAGTTGTTATTACTACCTATCAGGGGGCTTCGGCCGAAGAGGTAGAGAAAGAAGTAACCGAAGTACTTGAAAAGGCGATACAGCGTCTTGAAAATATCGACTTTATTGAGTCGCGCTCTATGCCGGGTATGTCCGAAATAACGGTGAATATAAAATCGGGAACCCGCTCTAAAGATATGCCTCAACTATATGACCATTTACGTCGTAAGGTGCACGATGCTAAAGGAAGTCTGCCTCGCGGAGCCGGAGAACCCATTGTTAACGATGACTTTGGAGATGTGTCAGGGATTTTCTTTGCCATTAGTAACGATGGTTATAAATACAGCGAGTTTCAAGATTATGTAGACAATGTAAAAGAAGAAATGCTGTTGGTTGATGGCGTAAAACGTATTGAAGTATTTGGTAAGCAAACCGAAACCATTAACATTATTTTCGATAACGAATACTTTGCCTCATTGGGTATTAATCCAATGATGATTTTTCAGAAGTTTCAGGATCAGGGCGCGGTAATGGCTCCGGGTAGTTTTATGGCCGGAAGCGAGCGTATCACTATTGATATAGGTAAGAAGTTTCAGGACTTGGATGAGATCCGAAATTTTGAAGTAGTGCTGCCCAATGGAGGTCGCTATAAGTTAGGTGAGATAGCCAAAGTTGAACGCGGTTATTACGAGCCAACCATGCAAAAACTAAAATTTAATGGCTTAGAAGCTATTAGTTTGGCCATCTCTATGGAAAAAGGAGGCAACGTAATTGAGTTGGGCGAGCGTGTTTGA
- a CDS encoding efflux RND transporter periplasmic adaptor subunit, whose translation MQKRLKQILLLTGFISLLSACGSKTEQVEQKARYVKVMQLESNQMGDQLQFNGQVKEKRDVNVAFKVGGQVLELLVDEGDYVKEGQVIARIDKRDYKVQLQSAKAQYNQVEGEYTRYKELYEKNKLPANTLEKLEAGYMGAKSQYEAAVNALNDTELTAPFSGYVYKRNIHKFENVGPGQPIISLLDVSELEVHFSLSEKQVAQAKDFTKITCDVANAGAKGVTAEILSVNEKANGSDMYDVRLLLAKEQSSKLRPGMSAKVNVQLSDEGISHTLVPVESVFNQGDASYVWVYNPGNSQVRKQQVRISKLVNNGYISIDGDLKGNEMIVVAGVHSLHENEEVRVLENQKL comes from the coding sequence ATGCAAAAAAGATTAAAACAAATTTTACTTCTTACCGGATTCATTTCATTGTTGTCGGCATGTGGAAGTAAAACAGAACAAGTGGAGCAAAAGGCACGCTATGTGAAAGTGATGCAATTGGAGTCGAATCAAATGGGCGATCAACTTCAGTTTAATGGTCAGGTAAAAGAGAAACGCGATGTAAATGTTGCTTTCAAAGTAGGGGGGCAAGTTCTTGAACTATTGGTTGATGAAGGTGATTATGTGAAAGAAGGCCAAGTGATAGCCCGCATCGATAAACGCGATTATAAAGTGCAATTGCAAAGTGCTAAAGCGCAGTATAATCAGGTTGAAGGAGAATATACCCGTTATAAAGAATTATACGAGAAAAATAAACTTCCGGCTAATACATTAGAAAAGTTGGAAGCAGGTTATATGGGTGCAAAAAGTCAGTATGAAGCAGCTGTTAATGCATTAAATGATACAGAGCTAACAGCCCCTTTCTCAGGCTATGTATATAAACGAAATATTCACAAGTTTGAGAATGTAGGACCTGGTCAACCCATTATTTCATTATTAGATGTAAGTGAGTTGGAAGTACATTTCAGCCTATCCGAAAAACAGGTTGCTCAGGCTAAGGATTTTACCAAAATAACTTGCGATGTTGCTAATGCAGGAGCAAAGGGTGTTACTGCTGAAATATTGTCGGTAAACGAAAAGGCCAATGGTAGCGATATGTACGATGTCCGCTTGTTGTTAGCTAAGGAGCAAAGTTCAAAACTACGTCCGGGTATGTCGGCAAAAGTGAATGTACAATTATCTGACGAAGGTATTTCGCATACTTTGGTTCCTGTAGAATCGGTATTTAATCAGGGAGACGCTTCTTATGTATGGGTCTACAATCCGGGTAATTCGCAGGTACGCAAGCAACAAGTTCGAATTAGTAAGCTGGTTAATAACGGATATATCTCAATTGATGGGGATTTAAAAGGTAATGAGATGATTGTGGTAGCCGGTGTGCATAGTTTACACGAAAACGAAGAAGTGAGAGTATTGGAAAACCAAAAGCTTTAA
- a CDS encoding TlpA disulfide reductase family protein, which produces MKFIYFIVPVLLLASCTQKNIVSISGKITNPDSEVVTLDIPYLQTQDTIASLAEDGSFKASIELTEAHMATFINGDAYLKLNLVPGAELSINMDAKELKEGKAQNVTIEGSNSESSLLLLNIRNANTNNNLRALLGLPTNEFDEQVSKDAQLISSKIDEFEVANPGYETFLEMLRLEQKVLLAQKYDYFVMYHGRFAPNDTVPVPENYKTFSDAIPTDNYSGFKEVRAYTQFVVNKHTSNIFDQIKAEGTDEESAEFISKEIDAIKSLEAPQMVKDELGNRLLGSYTYQPDSIKEVMKSRYTEIITSEKYTTAFKQLLAQLEKLQPGAVAPTFAYNDINGKLVKSEDLKGKVIYVDVWATWCGPCKGEIPHLKAMEEELHDLDIAFVSISVDNDKSAWEKMVADKELKGYQLFAPNDWNSEIIKNYAIRGIPRFIMIDKEGKLVDANASRPSNPETKDKLIELANS; this is translated from the coding sequence ATGAAATTTATTTATTTCATTGTACCTGTTTTACTACTTGCATCGTGTACACAAAAAAACATAGTAAGCATAAGTGGTAAAATAACAAATCCTGATAGCGAAGTTGTTACATTAGACATCCCTTATCTTCAAACGCAAGATACGATTGCATCTTTAGCAGAAGATGGTTCTTTTAAAGCAAGCATTGAACTTACCGAAGCGCACATGGCAACTTTTATTAATGGAGATGCCTACCTTAAGCTAAATCTTGTTCCCGGGGCTGAACTTAGCATCAATATGGATGCCAAAGAGTTAAAAGAAGGTAAAGCCCAAAATGTTACTATTGAAGGTAGTAATAGCGAAAGCTCATTGCTTTTGCTTAATATTCGCAATGCCAACACAAACAACAACTTGCGTGCATTATTAGGTTTGCCAACCAACGAATTTGACGAGCAAGTAAGCAAAGACGCACAACTAATAAGTAGTAAAATTGATGAGTTTGAAGTAGCTAATCCCGGGTATGAAACATTTCTTGAGATGCTTCGATTGGAGCAAAAAGTTTTGCTTGCACAAAAGTACGATTACTTTGTGATGTATCACGGACGTTTCGCTCCCAATGATACTGTACCTGTACCAGAAAACTACAAAACTTTTTCAGATGCCATTCCTACTGATAATTACAGCGGTTTTAAAGAAGTAAGAGCTTATACTCAATTTGTAGTTAATAAGCATACTTCCAATATTTTTGATCAGATTAAAGCAGAAGGAACAGACGAAGAAAGTGCTGAGTTTATTAGTAAAGAAATCGATGCTATAAAATCATTGGAGGCACCTCAAATGGTGAAAGATGAATTGGGTAACCGCTTATTAGGCTCTTATACTTATCAGCCTGATAGTATCAAAGAGGTGATGAAAAGTCGTTATACCGAAATTATTACAAGCGAAAAATATACCACAGCATTTAAGCAATTATTGGCTCAATTAGAAAAATTACAACCAGGCGCTGTAGCTCCTACTTTTGCTTACAACGATATTAATGGTAAACTAGTTAAATCGGAAGATTTGAAAGGAAAAGTTATTTATGTTGATGTTTGGGCAACCTGGTGCGGCCCCTGTAAAGGTGAAATACCTCACTTAAAAGCCATGGAAGAAGAATTGCATGATTTAGACATTGCTTTTGTAAGTATCTCGGTTGATAATGATAAAAGCGCATGGGAGAAAATGGTAGCTGATAAAGAGTTAAAAGGATATCAACTTTTTGCTCCTAATGACTGGAATTCTGAGATTATCAAAAATTATGCCATCAGAGGTATTCCTCGTTTTA
- a CDS encoding efflux RND transporter permease subunit, with translation MSWASVFEKRLAELQNDLPVGMEIHPIFYQHQNVDAAISDFMINLVESVLIVIGVLLIFMGMRAGLLIASGLIFTILGTFIVMNMMGIELHRVSLAAIIIAMGMLVDNAIVVADGILIDLQKGMKRKAAFVDAAKKSGMPLLAATLVAILAFMPLGFNSTGAGEFLKPLFFVLAISLFVSWILAMIQTPFMAQYFYKKGVAKKGKKKDNTNPYDTGFYRFFEKIVRFSLWHKSLVTIVTFAILILSFMSFRFVRQNFFPGANYDQFILEYRLPEGSDLSQVEADLDEIEKEIINWDDINYVVTGLGSTPTRYTLLRPMNGLSQSYGELIVSVKDADYTERAMAKLQAYASEHYPQAYARVREYIAVGGDAKIEVKFSGKDEKVLRNLADQAKAIMTAEPTAEFVTDNWKNEVKVLKPVYSNVKAREMNINREDVARALAIASNGAPVGLYYEGDYQLPVILRLKNTLSDDVNLVNSIPVWAQLPNSVSLSQVVDSVSIEWSDYRIMHYDGQKAIKAQCDPIVGSSTGEVMAKIQDKIEAIPLPEGYQIEWLGETKTSKDANAGLAENLPLAVFLMIIIIIGLFGNFRQPAIIFLLVPLAFIGVIWGFVVTQTYFTFFALVGSLGLMGMMIKNAVVLLDEINLEIKAGKETLQAIIDSTISRVRPVMMASLTTILGMLPLVWDKMFNSLAISIMFGLLIGSLITLIVVPVLYAMFYRVDTRSLHHKAEE, from the coding sequence TTGAGTTGGGCGAGCGTGTTTGAGAAGCGTTTGGCTGAATTACAAAACGATTTGCCGGTGGGTATGGAGATTCACCCCATCTTTTATCAACATCAAAATGTAGATGCTGCCATCAGCGATTTTATGATCAATCTGGTTGAGTCGGTTTTGATTGTTATTGGTGTGTTGTTGATTTTTATGGGAATGAGGGCTGGTTTGTTAATAGCAAGCGGTTTGATATTTACCATTCTGGGTACTTTCATCGTAATGAATATGATGGGTATTGAGCTTCATCGTGTATCATTGGCAGCTATTATCATTGCCATGGGTATGTTGGTTGATAATGCAATTGTGGTGGCCGATGGTATTTTAATCGATCTGCAAAAAGGGATGAAGCGCAAAGCTGCTTTTGTAGATGCGGCTAAAAAATCAGGAATGCCGTTATTGGCAGCCACATTAGTAGCCATTCTGGCTTTTATGCCATTGGGTTTCAATAGTACAGGTGCTGGTGAGTTTTTAAAACCATTATTCTTTGTATTAGCTATTTCGTTATTTGTAAGCTGGATTTTGGCAATGATTCAAACCCCTTTTATGGCTCAGTATTTCTATAAAAAAGGAGTTGCCAAAAAAGGTAAGAAGAAAGACAATACAAATCCATATGATACTGGTTTTTATCGATTCTTCGAAAAGATTGTACGCTTCTCGTTATGGCATAAATCGTTGGTTACCATTGTTACCTTTGCTATTCTCATACTTTCATTTATGTCGTTCCGTTTTGTAAGGCAGAATTTCTTCCCTGGTGCTAACTACGATCAGTTTATATTGGAGTATCGTTTGCCCGAGGGTTCTGATCTTTCGCAGGTTGAAGCTGATTTGGATGAGATTGAAAAAGAAATCATCAATTGGGACGATATCAATTATGTGGTTACCGGACTGGGAAGTACACCTACGCGTTACACCCTGCTTCGCCCCATGAATGGTTTGAGCCAAAGTTATGGTGAGTTGATTGTAAGTGTGAAAGATGCCGACTATACCGAAAGGGCTATGGCAAAACTCCAAGCCTATGCAAGTGAACATTATCCACAAGCTTATGCACGTGTTCGCGAGTATATTGCAGTGGGGGGCGATGCCAAAATAGAAGTAAAATTCTCGGGTAAAGATGAGAAGGTACTTCGTAACCTGGCAGATCAGGCAAAAGCGATTATGACAGCAGAACCAACTGCCGAATTTGTAACCGATAACTGGAAAAACGAGGTGAAGGTGTTAAAGCCTGTTTACTCAAATGTAAAAGCTCGCGAAATGAATATTAACCGCGAAGATGTTGCACGTGCTTTAGCCATTGCTTCTAATGGGGCACCCGTTGGTTTGTATTACGAAGGTGATTACCAGCTACCGGTTATTTTAAGGTTGAAAAATACTTTATCGGATGATGTTAACCTGGTGAACTCCATTCCGGTTTGGGCACAGTTACCCAATAGTGTATCATTAAGTCAGGTGGTAGATTCTGTAAGTATTGAATGGAGCGATTATCGCATTATGCATTACGATGGACAAAAGGCTATAAAGGCTCAATGCGATCCAATAGTTGGTTCTTCAACCGGTGAAGTAATGGCGAAAATACAGGATAAGATTGAAGCGATTCCTTTGCCCGAAGGTTATCAAATTGAGTGGTTGGGCGAAACCAAAACAAGTAAGGATGCCAATGCTGGTTTAGCTGAGAATTTGCCGTTAGCAGTGTTTTTAATGATTATCATTATTATTGGTTTATTTGGTAATTTCCGTCAGCCGGCCATCATCTTTTTATTGGTTCCGTTAGCATTTATTGGTGTTATCTGGGGATTTGTGGTTACTCAAACATACTTCACATTCTTCGCTTTGGTAGGATCACTTGGCTTAATGGGTATGATGATTAAAAATGCCGTGGTACTGCTCGACGAAATCAACCTTGAAATAAAAGCAGGGAAAGAAACATTGCAGGCAATTATTGATTCAACTATTTCGAGGGTACGTCCGGTAATGATGGCATCGTTAACTACTATTTTAGGTATGCTTCCGTTGGTTTGGGATAAGATGTTTAACAGTTTAGCTATTTCCATCATGTTTGGATTGTTAATCGGCTCGCTTATCACCTTAATTGTGGTGCCGGTATTGTACGCGATGTTTTACAGGGTTGATACCCGATCGTTACATCATAAAGCAGAAGAATAA
- a CDS encoding TolC family protein codes for MKLKHIYILMGLIMVSVANGQEVMTITKARSMALEYNRTLKVADLKQLEAVAKQKEARTNYLPMIDGTGTLTYLPDMDDIEIPGMFMPTADADGNITGQSDVYFPGMALETAGLKLYQAQVAATVPIYAGGQIRYGNKMADKGVEIAHQDYKLKTDEVILNTDNVYWKLVALKENLLVADKYVEMLDSLQSQLQTMYDVGLSPKSEYLKVKVQRNEAELNLIKARNGLKLLQMNLCQLVGLPLNTQLEVSESLHENPEMINVDGAQMMALDNRNELKMLDGQVEIAELQKKSTAAEYLPQLGAQVSYGYMDIPTFESSRYMTQVNAQLSIPIVHWRERKHKMDAARYQKEQAQLQLDDTKELVQLEVQQYILNLVEAYETIMLAQSAKEEAEESLEEVKISYEAGLNSTTDLLDAQASWQSAHAKLLTALADYEIAKTNYYKGIGQLSQVQ; via the coding sequence ATGAAATTAAAACACATATATATATTAATGGGGCTGATAATGGTTTCGGTGGCGAATGGTCAGGAAGTGATGACCATTACAAAAGCCCGAAGCATGGCTCTTGAATACAATCGTACTTTAAAAGTAGCCGACCTCAAACAGTTAGAAGCTGTTGCGAAGCAGAAAGAAGCACGAACCAATTATTTACCAATGATTGACGGAACAGGTACTTTAACGTACCTGCCTGATATGGATGATATTGAAATACCTGGAATGTTTATGCCAACGGCTGATGCTGATGGAAATATTACCGGACAGAGCGATGTGTATTTTCCGGGTATGGCATTAGAAACTGCCGGATTGAAATTGTATCAGGCACAGGTGGCTGCTACTGTTCCTATCTATGCAGGAGGGCAGATTAGATATGGAAATAAAATGGCCGATAAAGGTGTTGAAATTGCACATCAGGATTATAAGTTAAAAACAGATGAGGTGATTTTAAATACCGATAATGTGTATTGGAAATTGGTGGCTTTAAAAGAGAATTTGTTAGTGGCTGATAAATATGTTGAGATGCTTGATTCGTTGCAAAGTCAGTTACAAACCATGTACGATGTAGGATTATCGCCCAAAAGTGAATACCTTAAAGTAAAGGTACAGCGAAATGAGGCTGAGTTGAATCTGATTAAAGCTCGTAATGGTTTAAAATTACTACAGATGAATCTTTGTCAGTTGGTTGGCCTACCGCTTAATACTCAATTGGAGGTTAGTGAGTCGTTACACGAAAATCCTGAAATGATTAATGTAGATGGAGCACAAATGATGGCGTTGGATAATCGAAATGAGCTTAAAATGTTAGATGGCCAGGTTGAAATTGCCGAATTGCAGAAAAAGTCAACTGCTGCTGAATACCTCCCTCAATTAGGAGCACAGGTTAGTTATGGTTATATGGATATACCTACTTTTGAATCTAGCCGTTATATGACACAGGTTAATGCTCAATTATCTATTCCTATTGTGCACTGGCGCGAGCGCAAACATAAGATGGATGCAGCCCGTTATCAAAAAGAACAGGCGCAGCTTCAGTTGGATGATACCAAAGAGTTGGTACAATTAGAAGTGCAACAATATATTTTGAATTTAGTAGAAGCCTACGAAACAATTATGCTGGCACAAAGTGCAAAAGAAGAGGCCGAAGAAAGTTTGGAAGAAGTAAAGATAAGCTATGAAGCCGGATTGAATTCAACCACCGATTTGCTGGATGCGCAGGCAAGCTGGCAAAGTGCTCATGCAAAATTGTTAACAGCACTTGCCG